A genomic stretch from Mastacembelus armatus chromosome 7, fMasArm1.2, whole genome shotgun sequence includes:
- the fam43b gene encoding protein FAM43B isoform X2 encodes MLPWRRNKFVLVEDESKSKPKSLGTGLTYHSILSSLLRSCPDLLPDCPFDWVGSIFHTKRQKVELNKEEPVYNVRYLGSVVTIMAKGDGCTQEAVAKIWARSNYGEQSVKMRLTVGPQGIRMSADKSGKKKPIHLYSLNRITYCSADPCRPKILAWIYRHQVKNMAVVLRCHAVLVNKSEKSQAIAHSLYQNATSAFSEFKRLKRQSDFRHCQQQLLGEEAVPLMPLRRLLNGQCHYRPPADNPGSASRLCSITEEEEEEEEEEEEDDSKNEKQVTEEPKDGEEEQQEKQKVLITNTEPTQLLSELDIGDIARLEQCQINFVSDSNNNTFTFITSLV; translated from the coding sequence ATGCTGCCCTGGAGAAGGAATAAGTTTGTTCTGGTGGAGGATGAATCAAAGAGTAAACCCAAAAGCTTAGGGACTGGGCTGACTTATCActccatcctctcctctctaCTGCGCTCCTGTCCTGATTTGCTCCCTGACTGCCCCTTTGACTGGGTGGGCAGCATCTTCCATACCAAACGGCAAAAGGTGGAACTCAACAAAGAGGAGCCTGTTTACAATGTCCGCTACCTGGGGAGTGTGGTCACCATCATGGCTAAGGGAGATGGCTGCACCCAGGAGGCAGTTGCCAAAATCTGGGCAAGGAGCAACTACGGGGAACAGAGTGTCAAAATGAGGTTGACAGTGGGGCCACAGGGCATCCGGATGAGCGCTGACAAATCTGGGAAAAAGAAACCCATCCACCTTTACTCTCTGAACAGAATCACTTACTGCTCTGCTGATCCATGTCGGCCCAAGATCCTGGCCTGGATCTATAGGCATCAGGTCAAGAACATGGCAGTGGTGCTTCGGTGTCACGCCGTTCTGGTAAACAAGTCTGAGAAGTCTCAGGCCATTGCCCACAGTCTCTACCAGAATGCCACCTCCGCCTTCAGCGAGTTCAAGCGGCTGAAGCGTCAGAGTGATTTCCGGCActgccagcagcagctgctgggtGAGgaagctgtccctctgatgcCACTGAGGAGGCTGCTGAACGGTCAGTGTCACTACAGACCACCTGCCGACAACCCCGGGAGTGCCTCTCGCCTCTGCTCTatcacagaggaggaggaggaggaagaggaggaggaggaggaggatgacagcaaaaatgaaaaacaggttACAGAGGAACCAAAGGACGGTGAAGAAGAGcaacaggagaaacaaaaggTTTTAATAACAAACACAGAACCAACACAGTTATTATCAGAGTTGGACATTGGGGACATTGCAAGATTGGAGCAGTGCCAAATTAACTTTGTCAGTGatagcaacaacaacacatttACGTTTATAACCTCTCTGGTGTGA
- the mul1 gene encoding LOW QUALITY PROTEIN: mitochondrial ubiquitin ligase activator of NFKB 1 (The sequence of the model RefSeq protein was modified relative to this genomic sequence to represent the inferred CDS: deleted 1 base in 1 codon), with the protein MDSSGKPSTAQIVVLATSSALTAVFYSIYRSRSTTVTRLKEAKKLSIDQDLKNILSETPGRCVPYAVIEGVVRSVKETLSSQFVDNCKGVIERLTLKEEKMVWNRTTHLWNSTEKVIHQRTNTVPFALGSHDEDIAAAVRVIRPLDAAELNLETIYENFHPTVQSLSSVIGHFISGERPKGIHEAEEMLRVGDNVTGVGELVLDNNLIKVQPPKQGAGLCNFSYFLTRLDYESLVRKQEKSVRLWRILTLVFGVTACSALIYMLWKQYVHHRQSKKERSMLEEFKEQQKKRMRELNMEENSVSPTSCTVCLSRERSCVFLECGHVCACAPCYEALIEPKKCPICRAVIDRVVPLYNS; encoded by the exons ATGGATTCCAGTGGGAAACCCTCAACTGCACAGATCGTGGTTTTAGCCACCAGCTCGGCCCTGACTGCAGTCTTCTACTCTATTTACAGGAGCAGATCTACAACGGTTACAAGATTAAAG GAAGCCAAGAAGCTTTCGATTGACCAGGATTTGAAAAATATCCTGTCTGAAACCCCGGGAAGATGTGTCCCATATGCTGTCATAGAAG GTGTAGTTAGATCTGTGAAGGAAACTCTGAGCAGTCAGTTTGTTGATAACTGCAAAGGTGTCATTGAAAGGTTGACACTGAAGGAGGAAAAGATGGTGTGGAATCGTACGACTCATCTCTG GAACAGCACAGAGAAAGTTATCCACCAGCGCACCAACACTGTTCCCTTTGCCCTTGGGTCTCATGATGAAGATATTGCTGCCGCAGTCCGGGTCATACGTCCACTAGATGCTGCTGAGCTAAACCTGGAGACCATCTATGAGAACTTCCACCCCACAGTCCAGTCCCTGTCCAGTGTTATCGGCCACTTCATCAGTGGGGAACGACCTAAGGGCATCCATGAAGCTGAGGAGATGCTGCGGGTGGGAGACAACGTCACAGGTGTTGGAGAGCTGGTCCTGGATAACAACCTGATCAAAGTCCAGCCTCCCAAACAGGGA GCTGGACTTTGTAACTTCAGTTATTTCCTGACCCGGCTGGACTATGAGTCTCTCGTGAGGAAGCAAGAAAAAAGTGTCAGACTGTGGAGGATCTTGACTCTTGTGTTTGGTGTCACCGCCTGTTCCGCACTCATCTATATGCTGTGGAAGCAGTATGTGCACCACAGACAGAGCAAGAAGGAAAGGAGCATGCTCGAAGAGTTCAAGGAGCAGCAGAAAAAACGTATGCGTGAGCTCAACATGGAGGAAAACAGCGTGTCCCCCACTAGCTGTACTGTGTGTCTGAGCCGGGAGCGCTCCTGTGTCTTTCTGGAGTGTGGtcatgtgtgtgcctgtgctcCATGCTATGAAGCCCTGATAGAGCCAAAGAAATGCCCCATCTGCAGGGCAGTTATAGACAGGGTGGTGCCTCTTTACAACAGCTAA
- the fam43b gene encoding protein FAM43B isoform X1, which yields MLPWRRNKFVLVEDESKSKPKSLGTGLTYHSILSSLLRSCPDLLPDCPFDWVGSIFHTKRQKVELNKEEPVYNVRYLGSVVTIMAKGDGCTQEAVAKIWARSNYGEQSVKMRLTVGPQGIRMSADKSGKKKPIHLYSLNRITYCSADPCRPKILAWIYRHQVKNMAVVLRCHAVLVNKSEKSQAIAHSLYQNATSAFSEFKRLKRQSDFRHCQQQLLGEEAVPLMPLRRLLNGQCHYRPPADNPGSASRLCSITEEEEEEEEEEEEDDSKNEKQQQEKQKVLITNTEPTQLLSELDIGDIARLEQCQINFVSDSNNNTFTFITSLV from the exons ATGCTGCCCTGGAGAAGGAATAAGTTTGTTCTGGTGGAGGATGAATCAAAGAGTAAACCCAAAAGCTTAGGGACTGGGCTGACTTATCActccatcctctcctctctaCTGCGCTCCTGTCCTGATTTGCTCCCTGACTGCCCCTTTGACTGGGTGGGCAGCATCTTCCATACCAAACGGCAAAAGGTGGAACTCAACAAAGAGGAGCCTGTTTACAATGTCCGCTACCTGGGGAGTGTGGTCACCATCATGGCTAAGGGAGATGGCTGCACCCAGGAGGCAGTTGCCAAAATCTGGGCAAGGAGCAACTACGGGGAACAGAGTGTCAAAATGAGGTTGACAGTGGGGCCACAGGGCATCCGGATGAGCGCTGACAAATCTGGGAAAAAGAAACCCATCCACCTTTACTCTCTGAACAGAATCACTTACTGCTCTGCTGATCCATGTCGGCCCAAGATCCTGGCCTGGATCTATAGGCATCAGGTCAAGAACATGGCAGTGGTGCTTCGGTGTCACGCCGTTCTGGTAAACAAGTCTGAGAAGTCTCAGGCCATTGCCCACAGTCTCTACCAGAATGCCACCTCCGCCTTCAGCGAGTTCAAGCGGCTGAAGCGTCAGAGTGATTTCCGGCActgccagcagcagctgctgggtGAGgaagctgtccctctgatgcCACTGAGGAGGCTGCTGAACGGTCAGTGTCACTACAGACCACCTGCCGACAACCCCGGGAGTGCCTCTCGCCTCTGCTCTatcacagaggaggaggaggaggaagaggaggaggaggaggaggatgacagcaaaaatgaaaaacag caacaggagaaacaaaaggTTTTAATAACAAACACAGAACCAACACAGTTATTATCAGAGTTGGACATTGGGGACATTGCAAGATTGGAGCAGTGCCAAATTAACTTTGTCAGTGatagcaacaacaacacatttACGTTTATAACCTCTCTGGTGTGA